The nucleotide sequence GGGAAAGCATGGTGGACGCATCGCCGGAGGAGATCGTAAGCGCTTGGGAACTTAGCACCTACATGTCTGATGTGCTACTGCGCGACAGCGACGTATTCAGCATGCGAGCGTCACTGGAACTCCGTGTTCCTTTGGTGGACCGACCACTGATTGAGTGGTTGTGGCGGCAGCGTTCCGAGCTGCGATTTGATCAAAAAACGCCTAAAGGAGAACTCACGCGAGCCGTCGCCGACATCCTGCCGCCCGGGTTGATGAATCGGCGCAAGCAAGGGTTCAGCCTCCCTTTTCCGCGCTGGATGCGCACCACCTTGAAGCCCTTTATCGATGAAACGCTATCCCCCGCGTCGGTCAGCCGCAGTGGATTGCTTCACGCGAATAACACCGTCGCCTATTGGCAGCGGTTTCTCGCCGGCAGCGATGACAAGGACTGGTCGCGAGTCTGGAGCCTCGCCGTTTTGGTTGCGTTTCTCAACCGAGGATCGTCGGCATGAGAACGCTGCTACTCGCCCCGGCCGTTTTCGCATCCGAAGGTGGTATCGAACGCATGATGCGGCTATACCTGAAAGCGTTGTGCGAGATCGCCGACGCCGAAGGCGGCGAAGTGGGACTGGCAGCGTTAAACGATACGCCGCCAACTTCGAGCCAACCGAAAGACTACGCCTCGAAATCGCTGGTCAAACAGTTGGCTGGCAGAGGCAAGCGCCTGAGTTTTTCACTGAGGTTTCTGCTATTGGCCCACCGCTTCGATCTCATCATTTGCGGTCACGTTAATCTGTTGCCACTGGCTGCGATTTGTCAGAAACTAGCACCGTCCTTACGGGTAGCATTGGTCGCCCACGGCATCGAATTATGGAAACCTTGGTCCAAGTCCCGGAGCAAAATGGCCCGACGGATCAGCATACTGGCAGTAAGCGAACACACGCGACAACGCGTGCAATCTGCCTGCCCGACATTGACCGACCAGCAGATGCATGTTCTGCCGAATTGCCTCGATCCTTTACGGCCAGAGACCTCGCTGCCCGCTACACAAACGGGGTCAATCGTCGCACTCACACGACTCTCCCACGCGGACCGCTACAAAGGTGTCGATCAACTGATTGAAGCGCTTCCGTTGATTCAGAAAAACATTCCTGCTGCAAGGCTTCGAGTCATCGGTCAAGGCGACGATCGTGCTCGATTGGAAGAGCTGGCCAACCGGGTCGCGCCCGGCGCGGTCGAGTTTACCGGGTTCCTGCCCGACGACGAATTGGCGCATCACCTCGGATCGGCCCAACTGTTCGCCCTCCCCAGTCGCGACGAAGGATTCGGACTCGTCTATCTGGAGGCCTTGGCTCTCGGCGTGCCTTGTGTCGCTGCCAACGCCGGGGCCGCTCCCGAACTCGTCGTGCCAGAAGTCGGCGAGCTAGCAGGTTGGGGTGACCGGGAAGCGTTGGCCACGGCATGCTGCCGCGTGATGCAGCAAAATTGGTCACGCGCCGCGCTCCAAACTTACAGTAAACATTTCTCATTCGAAATATTCCGTGATCGGCTCAAGCCTCTGCTTGCATCCATCTAAACTCCTGATCTGACGCGCAATGGTCCTTGTGCCTCCTTTCCTCTACGTCTCTCTTTCCCTCCGTGTCCTCCTCACCTGAAGCACTGATCATCGAAGCCGGACGCGCCGAGCGGCACTACTGGCGAGACCTTTGGCGTTTCCGAGAACTACTGGGTTTCCTAGCCTGGCGCGACGTTAAGGTGCGCTACAAACAAGCAACGCTGGGCATTGCCTGGGCTCTGATTCAACCTGCCGTCACCACGACTATCTTCGTTTTCGTATTCGGACGGTTGGCGAAGATGCCTGACGGCGGGGTGCCGTATCCAGTGCTCGTGCTTTCTGGTTTGATGGCCTGGCAACTGTTCTCCGCCTCGCTCTCCGGCTCAAGCGGCAGTCTGGTCAGCAACGCCAGCCTTATTTCAAAAATATATTTTCCGCGCCTGATTGTGCCGCTTTCTTCGCTCGGGGTTGCCCTGATTGATTTCACCGTCGTATTCGGACTCTTCTTCGCGGTCTCGGCATGGTTTGGCCATTGGCCGACGTGGCATTGGCTGGTGTTACCCGTATTCATTTTCATGGCCTTGGCGGCCGCGCTTGGACTCGGTCTCTGGATGACGGCGTTGACCGTGAAGTATCGGGACTTTCGCTTCATCGTGCCCTTTATCCTGCAAATCGGCATCTTCGTATCCCCAGTGGGATACCGCACCGACTTCTTCCCGAACTGGCGCGCGCTTATGGCTCTCAATCCTCTGACCAGCGTGATCGACGGTTTCCGCTGGTGCCTCCTTGGAGGCCAGCAGGACCTCTCACTACCCAGTCTCGCGACCTCCTCCGCCGTCATCGCCATCGCCGTGTTCGGCGGGCTGTGGTTCTTCCGCAAAACCGAAAAGAAATTCGCCGACGTCATATGAGTTCATCCAGCCCGGCTATCACCGTCGAAGGCCTGTCCAAACGCTACGTCATCGGTCACGAAGTTCGCCATGACACCCTGCGCGACGCCATTTCTCACGGCGTTGGCGGGCTCTGGTCGCGGTTCCGGCGGAAGCGGATGGAGCAGGAAGAGTTCTGGGCCCTGCGCGACATCAACTTCACCGTGCAGCCTGGTGAAGTCGTTGGTATCATCGGGCGCAACGGTGCCGGCAAGAGCACCCTATTAAAGATCCTTTCGCGTATCACCGAACCCACTACGGGACTCATCCAACTCAACGGTCGCGTGGCCAGCTTGCTGGAAGTCGGCACCGGTTTTCATCCCGAGTTAAGCGGTCGGGAAAACATTTTCCTCAACGGGGCCATCCTCGGCATGAGTCGCGCCGAGATCCGCCAAAAATTCGATGAGATTGTCGCCTTCGCCGAGGTGGAACGGTTTCTCGACACGCCGGTGAAACGCTACAGTAGCGGCATGTATGTCCGCCTCGCCTTCGCCGTCGCCGCCCACCTCGAACCCGAAATCCTCATCGTCGACGAGGTGCTCGCGGTGGGCGACACGCAGTTCCAAAAGAAGTGCCTAGGGAAAATGCAGGACGTATCCTCTAATCAAGGCCGCACCGTGCTGTTCGTCAGCCACAACCTCGCTTCGATACGCCAGCTTTGCCACCGCGGTCTTTTCCTCCAAAACGGCCGCCTCCGGCTGGACGACGAAAGCTCGGTGGTCCTTCGCCACTATCAAAGCTCCGAAACCCCGCCGGTGACCAACGTATCCGTTCCCGAACACCTTACAAACGTGGGTAGCCTCCTCGAACTCGCGACCGAGACCGCCGACGGCAGACGACCCGCAGCCCTTCCCTTCGCCGAGCCATGGCGCATTCGCGTGCGCTACCGACTCGAACGCCCTTTTCAACGTTGCGTCGTCAGTATCGGCCTGCGGAAAAGTGGCGGTAGCTCCGTTCAAACCGCGTGGTCTTTGCCGGTGGCCCAAGCCGCCGGCGACTACGAAACCGTCTTCACCCAGGATCGAGTCACCTTCGAGGCGGACAGCTATATCGTCAGTGCCAGCCTCAGCGAAAACGACCAAACTCTTCATCGCCTGCCCGGCTTGCGCTTCGAAATCGAGGCGAATCCATCACCGACCTCCGATGGGTATTATCCGCGCACTACCGGAGTAGGAGTGGTTCTCAACTCGACCTCGGTCGAGACCCGCAGTCTCTAATTGCCCATGTCGACGCTTAACCTATCCACACTGGTCGGTCGGCTCAAGACAGGGACCCGCTCCATCCTGAGACACCATGGCCTGCTAGTCTGTAAAACCGACCACCCTGCTGCCCGATATTTCAACCCGCTCCCGTCCAACGGACTCGCCTACTCCATGCATCGCGCCTTTCGCGACCTACACGGGCTCCGATTCCTCCAAATCGGCGCCAATGACGGACAACGCAACGACCCGATATTCTCCTTCATTCGCGCCTTCGGTTGGCACGGCACCCTCGTCGAGCCCAATCTCGATTTCGTTGTGAAACTGGAGTCGCTACACCGTCGCGCCCCGCGCATACGAATTGTCCCCGCCGCCATCGCAGAAGGCAGAGCCACACGCCCCTTCTACCGCATCGACGCCTCCATCCCCGGGTTGCCGAACTTCGCCCAGGGCCTCGCCACCCTGGACTATAACCGCATACTGACCGCTTGCCGTGATCTGGGACTCTCCGACTCCGGTATTGTGCAAGACATGATCGACGTCATCGTCTGGTCCGATCTCGATCCGGAATCGCGTCTCGCCGAAACCGAGGTGCTCGTCATCGACGCCGAAGGCTACGATCTCACGCTTCTCCGCCTCTGGGACTGGCAACGGGTTCGCCCTCCAATCGTTCATTTCGAACACGCCTGCGCCGACCCCGCCGAATATCGACACTTCCTCGGGGAACTGAGCGGCTACGGCTACGATTATGTCGTCGAGGGTGATAACACCACCGCCTTCCTCCCACTCCACTAGCGATGATCATCACCCGACTCAGCGGCGGCCTGGGCAACCAGATGTTCCAATATGCTGCCGGCCTCGCTCTCGCTGCCCATCACCGCACCACCCTCCGGCTCGACGTCACGCGTTATCACCTCGACCCGGAACGCGAGCCTCACAATCGCTACGCCCTCGCTGCCCTCAACGTCGGGCAACACTTCGCCGCCGCCGCCGAGATCGAGCACGTCCGCGGTCGGCGTCTTTCCCGTTCAGAACGGCTCTTCCTTCGCCTCGCCTGTCTCGCCCGCCTTCATTTTATCCGCGACCGTCTCACTTTTGTCGGCCATTGGCATCGAGAACCGACGCGTCGCCACTTTCCTGGTTTCTTCGAATGGCCGGCCCCCGCCTACCTCGACGGCATGTGGCAGAGTCCAGCCTATTTCGCCCCTATTGAAGACTTGATCCGACAACATTTTACTCTTCGCTACCCTCTTGGCGAAGAAGCCCGGGCGATCGCAGCCGACATCAGTTCCCCCGGCCCCACCGCCTTCGTCCACTTCCGGCGTGGCGATTATGCGCGAAATCCTATTTTCGCCAAGACCATTGGCGTCCTCGGTGTCGACTACTATCGGCGCGCCATCGAGGAATTGCGTCGGGCTCACCCCGGCGTCCGCCTTTATGTCTTTTCCGACGAGCCATCCTCGATCGCGGCTGTATTCCCCTCCGGCTTCCGATTTCGCATCATCCACCTGGCCGGGGGTTGGCGGGCCCACGAGGAGCTCTACCTAATGAGCCTCTTTCCCCACGCAATCCTTTCCAACAGCACCTTCGCCTGGTGGGGTGCTTGGCTCCACCCCGGGAGGGACCGCACCGTGATCGCACCAACGCCTTGGCTCCTCGACCGCCCGGCTGCGCTTACCGATCTTATTCCACCGTCTTGGCAAACCATTCCTCGCTAACCTTCCCATGCCCACCCGCGTCGCCGTCTACGTTGCCACCACTCCGCGCCATCTCGCCGAGGCCGAAGCCTCCGTCACCTCCCTCCGCCCCCACCTGCCCGGCATCCCCGTCACCCTCTTCACCCAGCTTACCCCGCGCCTCGACCTTTTCGACACTGTCGTTCCCCTCGCCAAGACCCTCGGTGCCTCAGCCGATAAAATCGAGCGTCTCCTCGGCCTCGAAGCCTCCGAGATCCTCTTTCTCGATACCGACACCTATGTCTGCGGCCTCTTGACACCTGGCTTCGACCTCCTCGCCCGTTTCGACCTCGCCGTCGCCCGCGCCGCCATCACCGCCACCTACGAGGTCCCCCCCCCGGGCGACGCCTTTCCCGAGTTCAATACAGGTGTCCTCTTCCTCCGTAACTCTTCCCGCCTCCACGCTTTTCTACACCGCTGGCTGAAACTGCACGCCCAGCTCCGCGACCGCGATCCCCACCGCGTTTATGACCAACCCGCTTTCCGCCAAGCCCTCTGGGAAAGCGAATTATCCGTCCATACCCTGCCCCCTGAATATAACTGTCGCTTCATCTTTCCGGGCTTCGCCTCCGGGCCCGTTCGCGTCCTCCACGGCCGCGCCCCCCATCTTCCCGCAATAGCAGAGGAGCTCAATCGCCACCCCGGAAAACGAGTCCACACCTGGCACGATGGTCACCTCCACGTCTACCCCGAGTTAGCACCACTTCCCCCGCTCTGGATCCGCCTCGGTCGCCGCCTCGGGCTTCGCGACTGACCCCCCTCCTCTTCCGCCCGGCCCAAACCACCATGCCTTCCGTCCCTCGCGTCGTCATCGTCCTCGGTCCGTATCGCTCAGGCACGTCGCTCACCGCCCGAATAATCTCTGATCTAGGTGCCGACTTCGGCCCAGCGGAAGGACTCATTCCCGCCGACGAACGTAACCCTTCCGGTTATCTGGAACGCGATGTCGTCAACGACGCAAATCGCGATTTCATCGCTTCCACCAACGGCACCTTGGAAAACCCCGGCGACCCCGGAAATCTACTCGCCCACGGCGATCGCTCCCACCTGCTCGGGACCGACCTCGCATGGCTCCACGCCGCGCCTCTCGCCGGCATCAAGGATCCCCGTATGTGCGCCACCTTGGCCGCCTGGTTTGACGCCGGACTTCTCGCCCCCGCCACCACCCTCGTGGTCCACATCACCCGCGACCTCGAGAGCACCCTCCAAAGCGCTCTGAAACACGATCACGTGGCCGCCTACGCCGACCGGGACCCCACGCGCCTCCGAGCCATGATCGAGCGCTACGCCGCCGCAGCCCTTTGGCAACTCAAACGATTCCCCGCTCCCCGTATAGATATCGCCTACGAGGACTTGCTCGCCCAGCCCGTGGAAAGCACCACCCGCCTCGCACACTCCCTCGGCGTCACCTGCCCTCTAATCATCCGCCGCGCCGCCGCCAACATAGGCCGAGACCGCGCACGCGCCTCCCTCCACATGCGCCGACGATTTATAGCTCTCCGCTTCCGCCTGGGAAACTGGAAAAGCGCTCTGCTCCGCCGCCGCCCTCCGTCCGCGTGAGCCCCCTCCGCCATTGCCTCGGGGACCCGATCCGCCACCTGCACCAGGCCTGCTGTGGAGACGACCGCTCCGTCGTCGAGCACCTCCTCCCCTTGCTGCGCCAACCTGAGCACCACCGTGGGGCAACGCTGTGAAAATCAGCGTCATCATTTGCACGCGCAACCCGCACCCGGGCCGACTCGCCCGGACGATGGACGGTCTGTCCTGCCAGTCGTTCGATGCGGCCGATTTCGAAGTCGTGATCGTCGACAATGGCTCCAGCCCCGCTCTCGCCGATGCCAGTTTGCCCGTTACCTCCCGCCACTTGGGCATTCGAGTAATATACGAACCCCGAGCCGGTCTGACGCCGGCGCGCCTTGCGGGCATATCCGCTGCCCGAAATTCCCTGCTCATCTTTGTCGACGACGACAATGTCTTAGCTCCGCAATATTTGGAGGTTGCGGCGAACGAATTCGCGGCGAACGAAAACCTCGTCGCCGCCGGTGGGCCGATTGAACCCGAATTTGAATCCACGCCCCCTTCATGGTTGCACGAATTCTACGATCTGCTCGCGTTGCGAGACGTCGGCCCGACTAAACAAATTGTCCGAGGTGGAGCGGGCAAGGAATGGCCATCGATTGCTCCGGTGGGAGCAGGCCTGTGTATCCGACTGGCGGCGGCGAAAGAATACGCGGAATTGGTGAAAAATTCACCAACTCGCATCACCCTTGATCGACGCGCC is from Synoicihabitans lomoniglobus and encodes:
- a CDS encoding ABC transporter permease: MSSSPEALIIEAGRAERHYWRDLWRFRELLGFLAWRDVKVRYKQATLGIAWALIQPAVTTTIFVFVFGRLAKMPDGGVPYPVLVLSGLMAWQLFSASLSGSSGSLVSNASLISKIYFPRLIVPLSSLGVALIDFTVVFGLFFAVSAWFGHWPTWHWLVLPVFIFMALAAALGLGLWMTALTVKYRDFRFIVPFILQIGIFVSPVGYRTDFFPNWRALMALNPLTSVIDGFRWCLLGGQQDLSLPSLATSSAVIAIAVFGGLWFFRKTEKKFADVI
- a CDS encoding alpha-1,2-fucosyltransferase, giving the protein MIITRLSGGLGNQMFQYAAGLALAAHHRTTLRLDVTRYHLDPEREPHNRYALAALNVGQHFAAAAEIEHVRGRRLSRSERLFLRLACLARLHFIRDRLTFVGHWHREPTRRHFPGFFEWPAPAYLDGMWQSPAYFAPIEDLIRQHFTLRYPLGEEARAIAADISSPGPTAFVHFRRGDYARNPIFAKTIGVLGVDYYRRAIEELRRAHPGVRLYVFSDEPSSIAAVFPSGFRFRIIHLAGGWRAHEELYLMSLFPHAILSNSTFAWWGAWLHPGRDRTVIAPTPWLLDRPAALTDLIPPSWQTIPR
- a CDS encoding polysaccharide ABC transporter ATP-binding protein gives rise to the protein MSSSSPAITVEGLSKRYVIGHEVRHDTLRDAISHGVGGLWSRFRRKRMEQEEFWALRDINFTVQPGEVVGIIGRNGAGKSTLLKILSRITEPTTGLIQLNGRVASLLEVGTGFHPELSGRENIFLNGAILGMSRAEIRQKFDEIVAFAEVERFLDTPVKRYSSGMYVRLAFAVAAHLEPEILIVDEVLAVGDTQFQKKCLGKMQDVSSNQGRTVLFVSHNLASIRQLCHRGLFLQNGRLRLDDESSVVLRHYQSSETPPVTNVSVPEHLTNVGSLLELATETADGRRPAALPFAEPWRIRVRYRLERPFQRCVVSIGLRKSGGSSVQTAWSLPVAQAAGDYETVFTQDRVTFEADSYIVSASLSENDQTLHRLPGLRFEIEANPSPTSDGYYPRTTGVGVVLNSTSVETRSL
- a CDS encoding glycosyltransferase family 2 protein, which produces MKISVIICTRNPHPGRLARTMDGLSCQSFDAADFEVVIVDNGSSPALADASLPVTSRHLGIRVIYEPRAGLTPARLAGISAARNSLLIFVDDDNVLAPQYLEVAANEFAANENLVAAGGPIEPEFESTPPSWLHEFYDLLALRDVGPTKQIVRGGAGKEWPSIAPVGAGLCIRLAAAKEYAELVKNSPTRITLDRRAGQLTSGGDNDMVFTAMHGGGDIAHLPQLRLTHLIPSGRLRPDYLGRLNRDVQRSWVAVLNIHGFCPWPWIPRWSVPMRSVRLWVRTRAWKSPAHSIRYHGLVGRLHGQADLQP
- a CDS encoding glycosyltransferase family 4 protein: MRTLLLAPAVFASEGGIERMMRLYLKALCEIADAEGGEVGLAALNDTPPTSSQPKDYASKSLVKQLAGRGKRLSFSLRFLLLAHRFDLIICGHVNLLPLAAICQKLAPSLRVALVAHGIELWKPWSKSRSKMARRISILAVSEHTRQRVQSACPTLTDQQMHVLPNCLDPLRPETSLPATQTGSIVALTRLSHADRYKGVDQLIEALPLIQKNIPAARLRVIGQGDDRARLEELANRVAPGAVEFTGFLPDDELAHHLGSAQLFALPSRDEGFGLVYLEALALGVPCVAANAGAAPELVVPEVGELAGWGDREALATACCRVMQQNWSRAALQTYSKHFSFEIFRDRLKPLLASI
- a CDS encoding FkbM family methyltransferase, with translation MHRAFRDLHGLRFLQIGANDGQRNDPIFSFIRAFGWHGTLVEPNLDFVVKLESLHRRAPRIRIVPAAIAEGRATRPFYRIDASIPGLPNFAQGLATLDYNRILTACRDLGLSDSGIVQDMIDVIVWSDLDPESRLAETEVLVIDAEGYDLTLLRLWDWQRVRPPIVHFEHACADPAEYRHFLGELSGYGYDYVVEGDNTTAFLPLH
- a CDS encoding sulfotransferase produces the protein MPSVPRVVIVLGPYRSGTSLTARIISDLGADFGPAEGLIPADERNPSGYLERDVVNDANRDFIASTNGTLENPGDPGNLLAHGDRSHLLGTDLAWLHAAPLAGIKDPRMCATLAAWFDAGLLAPATTLVVHITRDLESTLQSALKHDHVAAYADRDPTRLRAMIERYAAAALWQLKRFPAPRIDIAYEDLLAQPVESTTRLAHSLGVTCPLIIRRAAANIGRDRARASLHMRRRFIALRFRLGNWKSALLRRRPPSA